From Pan paniscus chromosome 6, NHGRI_mPanPan1-v2.0_pri, whole genome shotgun sequence, one genomic window encodes:
- the LOC117978413 gene encoding uroplakin-3b-like, whose product MGLPWGQPHLGLQMLLLALNCLRPSLSLELVPYTPQITAWDLEGKVTATTFSLEQPRCVFDGLASTSDTVWLVVAFSNASRGFQNPETLADIPASPQLLTDGHYMMLPLSLDQLPCDNPMAGSGGAPVLQVGHDHGCHQQHFCNAPLPGPGPYRVKFLLMDTRGSPRAETKWSDPITLHQGKTPGSIDTWPGRRSGSMIVITSILSSLAGLLLLAFLAASTMRFSSLWWPEEAPEQLRIGSFMGKRYMTHHIPPSEAATLPVGCEPGLDPLPSLSP is encoded by the exons ATGGGGCTACCCTGGGGGCAGCCTCATCTAGGGCTGCAGATGCTCCTCCTGGCGTTGAACTGTCTCCGGCCCAGCCTGAGCCTGG AGCTGGTGCCCTACACACCACAGATAACAGCTTGGGACCTGGAAGGGAAGGTCACAGCCACCACCTTCTCCCTGGAGCAGCCGCGCTGTGTCTTCGATGGGCTTGCCAGCACCAGCGATACCGTCTGGCTCGTGGTGGCCTTCAGCAATG CCTCCAGGGGCTTCCAGAACCCGGAGACACTGGCTGACATTCCGGCCTCCCCACAGCTGCTGACCGATGGCCACTACATGATGCTGCCCCTGTCTCTGGACCAGCTGCCCTGTGACAACCCCATGGCGGGCAGCGGAGGCGCCCCCGTGCTGCAGGTGGGCCATGACCACGGCTGCCACCAGCAGCACTTCTGCAACGcgcccctccctggccctggaCCCTATCG GGTGAAGTTCCTCCTGATGGACACCAGGGGCTCACCCAGGGCTGAGACCAAGTGGTCAGACCCCATCACTCTCCACCAAG GGAAGACCCCCGGATCCATCGACACCTGGCCAGGGCGGCGAAGTGGCAGCATGATCGTCATTACCTCCATCCTCTCTTCTCTGGCCGGCCTCCTACTCTTGGCCTTCTTGGCAGCCTCTACCATGCGCTT CTCCAGCCTGTGGTGGCCGGAGGAGGCCCCGGAGCAGCTGCGGATCGGCTCCTTCATGGGCAAGCGCTACATGACCCACCACATCCCACCCAGCGAGGCCGCCACACTGCCGGTGGGCTGCGAGCCTGGCCTGgaccccctccccagcctcagcccctaG